GTGCGACCAGCGTGTCCTCCTGTCTCAATACGATTGCTGTCGATGCTTTTATCGTTTCTCGTGACATCTGCAGCCGTCTCCCCTTTTCACCCGTTGTAGCATCTATTAAGTACCTGGAAGCGAACTCCTCTACAACAATGTTCGGTCTTTCGGGACGCGAGGTTCGGTTTGCCCTCGTGATTAGCGGAGCACATCTCGGCCAGCACTTCTTGATGCGACTTATTCCGCCACTGATCCCCGTTCTGGCCGTTGCACTGGAGTACCCGCTGTGGCAGCTCGGACTCTTGATAAGTCTCTTCTCGTTCGGGTCGGGCCTCGCACAGGCTCCGCTGGGTATCATTTCGGATCGGTACGATCGCCTGTACGTCCTTCCGACGGGGATCACGATCGCCGGTGCTGGCTATGTTCTGTTCGCCGGTGCGACTTCGCTCGGGGCGGTCGTTCCCGGAATTACGATCTCGGGATACACGTTCACCGGCGCGTTTCTGGTGATGGGTCTCGCGATGTTGATCTCGGGTGTCGGTACTGCCGTTGTCCACCCGACTGGCTATCCAATGATCACGGACAACGTTTCGTCGGACAACAAAGGAAAAGTCCTGGGCGTCTTCGGCAGTTCCGCGAAGTTCGGTGATGCTGCGGCGCCCGCGATCGTCGGGGTACTGATCCTCGTTCTCGTCTGGAGCCAGGTTCTGTTGATACTGGGTCTCGTCGGGATCGTCCTCGGTCTCCTGTTGTTCCTCGTACTCCGCGGTGACGAATACGACACTGTACCCGCGGCACAACAGAATCCCGATGGCGAGGACGAAACCCCCACCGAGACCATCTGGGATGCTGACAAACGTACGTATATGTATCCACTGGCGATCATCTACCTGTTTTTCGTCTCCAAGATGTTCTCCGGCGAAGGAGTCAAAACGTTTCTCCCCGCGTTTCTCGTCGCGGTGTACGCCTACTCATTTGAGCTGATGGACGTCCAGCTCGGTCCCGAGTCCGTCGCGAACTTCTATTTCGCTGCGTTGCTCGTCTTCTCCGGTGCTCTTCAGTTGGTCATCGGGGGTATCACCGACCGGATCGATACGCGTCTCATCCTGCTAGGTGGCATCAGTCTGGCAGCCGTGGGCTTTCTGGCACTCTCGCTGCTCGAGTTAGGTCCCGTTTCTCTCCTCGTCGCGTTGTGTCTGGCCGGCGTGGGGATCTACGGGCTGGCTCCCGCCCGAGACGCACTGATCAGCGACATTTCGCCGCCCGAACTCGAGGGACGGACCTTCGGCTACATCTGGACGGCGATCATGCTCACCGGTGCGGTGATGCCGCCGCTGGTCGGCTACATCATGGAAACGATGGGAATGCGCGAGGGATTTCTGGTCCTGACTGGTGGCACCGTCGTCGCCGCCGGGTTCGCCTCTTTGCTCTTTTTCGAGCGCTTTTACGTGACGGAATCCCCCGTCCACGGCGAACCGAATCCCTCGGACTGATCGGAACGAGACGGTGCCCGTCCCCGCTGTTCGAGAGCGGGAGTACGTTGATTTTCTAAGACTACTACACGCTCGCTGATCGTCGGTTCGGAGCGATGTCCAGTTATTTCTACAGTTATAGAGGTTTCCTATAATATCTTATCGTCGTGAAATAATCGATGTGTCCTCACTGCTTATCGTCCACCAGCAACTCCGCGAGTGACGTTCAGATCGCGTCGTTCGCCAGCCTCGAGAGCAGCCTTCGGAATATATTGGTAAATACAATAGAACATATATTAGAATGACATCGTTACGCTCTTTCTATTCAACTTTTTCCACTACTACACGCTCATTCCCGACTATATATTGATATTTCTGACTATTAACTGCATATACTACTGTTCTATAATAAACCCATAGAGTATATTATATAATCCAATTTGATTGGACCGCGCCTTAATAGGGTCTCTCGAGCTAGTTCCTACCGAAAAACACCGAAAACAGCTTTTGTATGTAACTATCTCTCACCTGGCTAATTTTCTGTAATATATCTAACTAATCAGTTTGTGCTACTCTGGTGTACCGCTTTGTATCGTCACGATAGTTCCGATGGAGTGGCTGAATTCTCCGATGGAGTTGCCTTCTTGCAGTCGTTCCGATATCGCCACGGAAACCCGGTCAAGTTCCAACCCCGTTACGCTACTCTATCCGACGAGCGTGGATACACCGGTCGGAGACAGACGGGTTTCGCAACGGACACTGACGACCCGATCTGGACTATCGTCCCATCCGAACCGACCAGTTCGAAGCCGACGATAGTATCGGTGTGTGCGTTTGCAACCCAGAGCGATTCGCCGGACGATCCGAGACAGAAGTTTCGTGGCCAACTCCCCCCCGTCTCGACGATCTCGAGACGCTCGAGGCCGTTTTCCGTTAGCTCGAAGACGGCGATGCTATCGTGTCCCCGATTGGATCCGTACACGAACGATCCCGACGGGTGAACGTGGATGTCGGCCGTGATGTTGTCGCCGTCGAACTCGTTCGGGAGCGTGCTGACCGTTTCGATCGGACTCAGCTCCCCTGACCGTCGGTCCCATTCGAACGCCGTTATCGTCGAATTGAGCTCGTTGATGAGGTAGGCTCTACTCCCCTCGGAATCGAACTCGATGTGTCGTGGTCCCGCCCCCTCCTGAACCGACACTGAAGTCCGTTCGCGGAGCGCGCCGGCCGTTCGATCCAGTTCGTAGACGACGACGTCGTCCGTTCCGAGGTCGGGTACGTAGACGAAGTCGGTGTCCGGTCCCGGCACGATCGAATGTGGGTGCGGTGCTGTCTGCCGGTCGGGATCGACGCTCGAGCCGCTGTGATGTGTCACGGTTGGCTCGTTCACGCTTCCATCGTCGTCGATCGGAAGGATCGAGACGGCACCGCCGGTGTAGTGGGCAACGAACAGGTAGTTTCCCGTTCGGTCGAGGCTACAATAGCAGGGATCGGCTGGTCCGATCGACTGTCGGTTGATCTCTTCGAGGTCGTTGCCGGTCGTGATTCTGTAGGCCGTAACCGCACCGGTGTCGACTTCGTTTACCGCGTACAGAAACCGGTGTGTTGGATCGACCGCGAGAAACGACGGATCGTCGGTTGCGGCGACGAGTTCGATGTCGTCGATCGAGCCGGTCGGTTCGTCGACGCGACATCGGTAGATTCCTTCGCTTTCGGTGTCAGTATACGTGCCCACGAACGCGACGGTTTCGCTCATATCGCGTCGTTATCACTCGGCGTAGAAATCACTATCGATTACGCCGGATACAACGGGTCGGACGGTGC
This genomic stretch from Natrarchaeobius halalkaliphilus harbors:
- a CDS encoding MFS transporter, with translation MFGLSGREVRFALVISGAHLGQHFLMRLIPPLIPVLAVALEYPLWQLGLLISLFSFGSGLAQAPLGIISDRYDRLYVLPTGITIAGAGYVLFAGATSLGAVVPGITISGYTFTGAFLVMGLAMLISGVGTAVVHPTGYPMITDNVSSDNKGKVLGVFGSSAKFGDAAAPAIVGVLILVLVWSQVLLILGLVGIVLGLLLFLVLRGDEYDTVPAAQQNPDGEDETPTETIWDADKRTYMYPLAIIYLFFVSKMFSGEGVKTFLPAFLVAVYAYSFELMDVQLGPESVANFYFAALLVFSGALQLVIGGITDRIDTRLILLGGISLAAVGFLALSLLELGPVSLLVALCLAGVGIYGLAPARDALISDISPPELEGRTFGYIWTAIMLTGAVMPPLVGYIMETMGMREGFLVLTGGTVVAAGFASLLFFERFYVTESPVHGEPNPSD
- a CDS encoding lactonase family protein; the protein is MSETVAFVGTYTDTESEGIYRCRVDEPTGSIDDIELVAATDDPSFLAVDPTHRFLYAVNEVDTGAVTAYRITTGNDLEEINRQSIGPADPCYCSLDRTGNYLFVAHYTGGAVSILPIDDDGSVNEPTVTHHSGSSVDPDRQTAPHPHSIVPGPDTDFVYVPDLGTDDVVVYELDRTAGALRERTSVSVQEGAGPRHIEFDSEGSRAYLINELNSTITAFEWDRRSGELSPIETVSTLPNEFDGDNITADIHVHPSGSFVYGSNRGHDSIAVFELTENGLERLEIVETGGSWPRNFCLGSSGESLWVANAHTDTIVGFELVGSDGTIVQIGSSVSVAKPVCLRPVYPRSSDRVA